One segment of Chryseobacterium turcicum DNA contains the following:
- a CDS encoding aspartate kinase, translating to MKIFKFGGASVKDAESVKNVSMVLSSQRFEKCLLVISAMGKTTNELEKVVELYFKKDNYQTEIEHIKQKHIEIAKGLFSEDHAVFAEINLFFDDIVSFLRRNKSPNYNFVYDQVVSCGEMISTKIVSEYLNDIQFTNQWLDARDYIKTDDSYRDGIVNWQKTEEFISNLNPDICYVTQGFIGSDDNNFTVTLGREGSDYSAAIFAYCLNATAMTIWKDVPGVMTGDPRIFEDVTLLSNISYEEAIELAYFGASVIHPKTLQPLQQKNIPFYVKSFVDPTKEGTKVGDSEKNQSEESYILKGNQTLLKISTRDFSFIAEDHMSLIFNNLAKYKIKVSLMQNSAISLALCLEDKFLKIEELNNELQKIFKTDIIKNVSLFTVRNAKMENIDKFYQEKSVLLEQISKNTLQMVTL from the coding sequence ATGAAAATTTTCAAGTTTGGAGGCGCATCTGTGAAAGATGCAGAGAGTGTAAAAAATGTATCAATGGTTCTTAGCAGCCAGCGTTTTGAAAAATGTCTACTTGTAATTTCAGCAATGGGTAAAACCACTAATGAGCTGGAAAAAGTAGTAGAATTGTATTTCAAAAAAGACAACTACCAAACTGAAATAGAACATATAAAACAGAAACACATTGAAATAGCCAAGGGGCTTTTCTCGGAAGATCATGCAGTTTTTGCAGAAATCAATCTTTTTTTTGATGATATTGTTTCTTTTTTAAGAAGAAATAAATCTCCCAATTATAATTTTGTGTATGACCAAGTTGTAAGTTGCGGAGAAATGATTTCTACTAAAATTGTAAGTGAATATCTAAATGATATACAATTTACCAATCAATGGCTTGATGCAAGAGACTACATAAAAACTGATGACTCTTACAGAGATGGTATTGTGAATTGGCAAAAAACGGAAGAATTTATATCAAATTTAAATCCTGACATTTGCTATGTAACCCAAGGTTTCATAGGTTCTGATGACAACAATTTTACCGTAACCCTAGGAAGAGAAGGTTCAGATTATTCTGCTGCTATTTTTGCATATTGTCTTAATGCTACCGCAATGACCATTTGGAAAGACGTTCCAGGGGTGATGACCGGAGACCCAAGAATCTTTGAAGATGTTACCCTTTTATCTAATATTTCTTACGAAGAGGCTATAGAACTGGCTTATTTTGGAGCAAGTGTTATTCATCCAAAAACATTGCAACCCCTTCAACAAAAAAACATTCCTTTTTATGTAAAATCTTTTGTAGACCCTACAAAAGAAGGAACTAAAGTTGGTGACTCTGAAAAAAATCAAAGTGAAGAATCTTATATTTTAAAAGGCAATCAAACGTTGCTTAAAATTTCTACACGAGATTTCTCTTTCATTGCAGAAGACCACATGAGTTTAATTTTCAATAATTTAGCCAAATATAAAATCAAAGTTTCTTTGATGCAGAATTCTGCAATTTCTTTGGCGTTGTGTCTTGAAGATAAATTCCTTAAAATTGAGGAGCTTAATAATGAGCTTCAGAAAATTTTTAAAACAGATATCATAAAAAATGTATCTTTATTTACTGTAAGAAATGCAAAAATGGAGAACATCGACAAATTTTACCAAGAAAAAAGTGTATTATTGGAACAGATTTCCAAAAACACACTTCAAATGGTAACACTATAA
- the fbp gene encoding class 1 fructose-bisphosphatase, with amino-acid sequence MSDQPLQTLGEFLIDKQEDFQYSTGEFSRLLSAIRLASKVVNREVNKAGIVDITGAAGNQNIQGEEQQKLDVIANDIFITALSQREVVCGIASEENDDFIDIKCGENGHLSKYVVLIDPLDGSSNIDVNVSVGTIFSIYRRVTEPGTPVQLEDFLQKGINQIAAGYVIYGSSTMIVYTTGNGVNGFTLDPSLGTYYLSHPNMTFPKTGKIYSINEGNYIKFPQGVKNYLKYCQMEEGDRPYTSRYIGSLVADFHRNMLKGGIYIYPSYGQSPNGKLRLLYECNPMAFLAEQAGGKATDGFRRIMEIEPTELHQRIPFFAGSVDMVEKAEEFMRIDSVK; translated from the coding sequence ATGTCAGATCAACCATTACAGACTCTAGGAGAATTTTTAATTGATAAGCAGGAAGATTTTCAGTATTCCACTGGTGAATTTTCGCGCCTTCTAAGTGCTATAAGGCTGGCATCCAAAGTCGTAAACAGAGAAGTAAATAAAGCAGGGATTGTAGATATCACTGGCGCAGCCGGAAATCAGAATATTCAGGGCGAAGAGCAGCAAAAGCTTGATGTGATTGCAAATGATATCTTTATCACGGCACTTTCTCAAAGAGAAGTTGTCTGTGGGATTGCTTCAGAAGAAAATGACGATTTTATTGATATTAAATGTGGCGAAAACGGACATTTAAGCAAATACGTAGTTTTAATTGATCCTTTAGACGGATCTTCAAATATTGATGTTAACGTTTCTGTAGGAACTATTTTTTCAATTTACAGAAGAGTTACTGAGCCCGGAACTCCAGTGCAGTTAGAAGATTTCTTACAAAAAGGAATCAATCAGATTGCTGCAGGATATGTTATTTACGGATCTTCTACGATGATCGTTTACACAACGGGTAACGGTGTAAACGGATTTACTTTAGATCCTTCTTTGGGAACTTATTATCTTTCTCATCCTAATATGACATTTCCAAAAACGGGTAAAATTTATTCTATCAACGAGGGTAATTATATTAAATTTCCTCAGGGAGTTAAAAATTACCTTAAATATTGTCAGATGGAAGAAGGTGATAGACCATACACTTCTAGATATATTGGTTCATTAGTGGCAGATTTCCACAGAAATATGTTGAAAGGAGGAATTTATATCTATCCATCATATGGGCAGTCTCCTAACGGGAAATTAAGATTATTATACGAATGTAACCCAATGGCATTTTTGGCTGAGCAAGCTGGTGGAAAGGCTACAGATGGTTTTAGAAGAATTATGGAAATTGAGCCTACCGAGCTTCACCAAAGAATACCTTTCTTTGCAGGAAGTGTAGATATGGTAGAAAAAGCGGAAGAATTTATGCGAATCGACAGCGTAAAATAA
- a CDS encoding o-succinylbenzoate synthase has protein sequence MTAKYYKYLLKFKRPSGTSRGVLLEKETYILEVFQNENKGIGECAIFRGLSYDDRPDYEEKLKWLCENIHQDSEFLKEELKEFPSIWFGYEQAMLNVEHGGNLYFPSEFTKGQHSMMINGLIWMGDVDFMEEQILEKLEQGFHCIKLKIGVDWKSEHEILKKLRQKFSKDTLELRVDANGGFSKEEAKIVLHQLSDLHIHSIEQPIKAGNWSDMADLCAETPTPIALDEELIGIIDFNEKKKLLEHIKPQYIILKPALVGGFSGCDEWISLVVQRNIGWWVTSALESNIGLNAIAQYTFTKGNQMPQGLGTGSLFTNNFESSLLLNGEQLFFKG, from the coding sequence ATGACAGCGAAATATTACAAATATTTATTAAAATTCAAACGCCCGAGTGGAACATCTCGCGGCGTTTTGCTTGAAAAAGAAACCTATATTCTCGAAGTTTTTCAAAATGAAAATAAAGGAATAGGAGAGTGCGCAATATTCAGGGGGTTGAGCTATGATGACCGACCAGATTACGAAGAAAAGCTAAAATGGCTCTGTGAAAACATTCACCAGGATTCTGAATTTTTAAAAGAAGAATTAAAAGAGTTTCCATCGATTTGGTTCGGATACGAGCAGGCCATGCTAAATGTAGAACACGGCGGAAATCTTTATTTCCCAAGTGAATTTACAAAAGGACAGCATTCGATGATGATTAATGGTTTAATCTGGATGGGCGATGTAGATTTTATGGAAGAGCAAATCCTTGAAAAACTTGAGCAGGGCTTTCATTGTATTAAATTAAAAATCGGTGTCGATTGGAAATCGGAACACGAGATTCTTAAAAAACTAAGACAAAAATTCTCAAAAGATACATTAGAATTGCGTGTTGATGCCAATGGCGGATTTTCTAAAGAGGAAGCTAAAATTGTATTGCATCAACTTTCAGATTTACATATTCATTCTATCGAGCAACCTATAAAAGCTGGAAATTGGAGCGATATGGCTGATTTGTGTGCTGAGACTCCAACCCCGATTGCTCTTGATGAAGAATTGATAGGAATTATTGATTTTAATGAAAAGAAAAAACTTCTAGAACACATAAAACCACAATATATTATTTTGAAACCAGCTTTAGTAGGAGGGTTTTCAGGCTGTGATGAGTGGATATCTCTAGTTGTGCAGCGGAATATTGGGTGGTGGGTTACTTCTGCTTTAGAAAGTAATATTGGGTTGAATGCAATTGCCCAATATACTTTTACAAAAGGAAATCAAATGCCTCAGGGTTTAGGAACCGGAAGCTTGTTTACTAATAATTTTGAAAGTAGCTTGCTTCTAAACGGAGAGCAACTCTTCTTTAAAGGTTAA
- a CDS encoding glutamine--tRNA ligase/YqeY domain fusion protein → MEEEKKSLNFIEQIIEDDLANGLRNDQLRFRFPPEPNGYLHVGHTKAICINFGLGEKYNAPVNLRFDDTNPEKEEQEFVDSIMKDVEWLGFKWDKVLYASDYFQQLYDWAVQLIKEEKAYIDQQPSEVITEQRKNPAEPGVESPFRNRPIEESLDLFERMKNGEFEEGSMSLRAKIDMVSPNMNMRDPVMYRILKRPHHRTGTDWKIYPMYDWAHGESDYIEQISHSLCSLEFENHRPLYNWYLDQVYEEGKVKNKQREFARMNVSYMITSKRKLQRLIAENAVNGWDDPRMPTISGMRRKGFTAKAIRNFIDKVGVAKRENLIEIQLLDFCVREDLNKVAKRVMAVVDPIKLIIENYPEGQDEWLTTENNNEQEDAGTREIPFSRELYIEREDFKEEAGNKFFRLRLGGEVRLKSAYIIKGERVEKDENGEITTIYASYDEKSKSGSGTEESLRKVKGTIHWVSAQHAIPVEVRNYEKLFTVEQPDAEKDVDFLNFINPESVNTIQGFAEPSLKDVAVGEPLQFQRIGYFTKDQDSTDTNFVFNRTVTLKDSYKPE, encoded by the coding sequence ATGGAAGAAGAAAAAAAATCACTCAATTTTATTGAGCAAATTATCGAAGATGATTTGGCAAACGGCCTAAGAAATGATCAGCTCCGTTTCCGTTTTCCGCCTGAACCAAACGGTTATCTGCATGTAGGTCATACAAAAGCGATCTGCATCAACTTCGGTTTGGGTGAAAAATACAATGCTCCTGTAAACCTTCGTTTCGACGATACGAATCCTGAAAAAGAAGAGCAGGAATTCGTAGATTCTATTATGAAAGACGTTGAATGGTTAGGTTTCAAATGGGATAAAGTCTTGTATGCTTCCGATTACTTCCAGCAGCTTTACGATTGGGCAGTACAATTAATCAAAGAAGAAAAAGCTTATATAGATCAGCAGCCTTCTGAGGTGATTACTGAGCAAAGAAAAAATCCTGCTGAGCCAGGTGTAGAATCTCCATTTAGAAATCGCCCTATTGAAGAGTCTTTAGACTTGTTTGAAAGGATGAAAAATGGCGAATTTGAAGAAGGATCAATGTCTCTACGTGCAAAAATCGACATGGTTTCGCCAAATATGAATATGCGTGATCCTGTAATGTACAGAATTTTAAAAAGACCTCACCATAGAACAGGTACAGACTGGAAGATTTATCCTATGTACGACTGGGCTCACGGTGAATCTGATTATATTGAGCAAATTTCGCACTCGCTCTGCTCTTTAGAGTTTGAAAACCACAGACCTCTTTACAATTGGTATTTAGATCAGGTGTATGAAGAAGGAAAGGTAAAAAACAAGCAAAGAGAATTTGCAAGGATGAACGTTTCTTACATGATTACTTCCAAAAGGAAACTCCAAAGGTTAATTGCTGAAAATGCAGTAAACGGTTGGGATGATCCAAGAATGCCGACTATTTCGGGGATGCGTAGAAAAGGCTTTACAGCTAAAGCAATCAGAAATTTCATTGATAAAGTAGGTGTTGCAAAAAGAGAAAATTTAATTGAAATTCAGTTATTGGATTTCTGTGTTCGTGAAGATTTAAATAAAGTCGCAAAACGTGTGATGGCGGTTGTAGACCCTATTAAATTGATCATAGAAAACTATCCTGAAGGTCAAGATGAATGGTTGACGACGGAAAATAACAATGAGCAGGAAGATGCGGGAACAAGAGAAATTCCGTTCTCAAGAGAATTATATATTGAGCGTGAAGATTTCAAAGAAGAAGCTGGAAACAAATTTTTTAGACTAAGATTAGGCGGAGAAGTTCGTTTAAAATCTGCTTACATCATTAAAGGTGAAAGAGTAGAGAAGGATGAAAATGGTGAAATCACGACTATTTACGCATCTTACGACGAAAAATCTAAGTCGGGAAGCGGTACTGAGGAAAGTTTAAGAAAAGTAAAAGGGACGATTCATTGGGTTTCTGCACAGCATGCAATTCCTGTAGAAGTTAGAAACTACGAGAAACTATTTACCGTAGAACAGCCTGATGCTGAGAAAGATGTAGATTTCTTAAATTTCATCAATCCTGAATCTGTCAATACAATTCAAGGATTTGCTGAGCCTAGTTTAAAGGACGTTGCTGTGGGTGAACCGCTTCAGTTCCAAAGGATTGGCTATTTTACGAAAGATCAAGATTCTACCGATACAAATTTTGTGTTCAATAGAACGGTGACTTTAAAAGACTCTTATAAGCCAGAGTAA
- a CDS encoding MFS transporter yields the protein MLALVMLINRAGSMVLPFLGVYMTAHLNFSIENTGIVLSFFGIGSVIGSWLGGFITDKIGEYKVQYLSLLLSVPLFCLIPLFKTEVGVAAIILIQSIVSDSFRPANSVAITKYAKPENITRAFSLNRMAVNLGFSIGPALGGILSAISYEFLFFSNALTALLAGILYIIFFRKRNKLAKLRARKVKEAIEIKKENSPYRDGKFLVYCFLCMLFSICFFQLFSTLTMFYKDTAHLSQQNIGYLLGYSGVIVVLLEMGLVQVAEKYLSLARTLFLGTFICGLSYAMLGFDYSIITLVISMTLLSVGEIWALPFMSIITALRSGKNNKGAYMGLNGISFSIALIVTPYFGTLIAEKLGFTVLWIGTGVLATFIAIAFYFVVPWMIGDKKQEA from the coding sequence ATGCTCGCTTTGGTAATGCTCATCAACCGTGCGGGGTCGATGGTACTTCCATTTTTGGGAGTTTATATGACAGCTCATTTAAATTTCAGTATAGAAAATACTGGGATTGTACTTAGCTTTTTCGGGATAGGTTCCGTAATTGGTTCTTGGCTGGGCGGATTTATTACCGATAAAATTGGGGAATACAAAGTTCAGTATCTCAGTTTATTGCTCAGTGTTCCTTTGTTTTGTTTAATTCCGCTTTTTAAAACAGAAGTGGGAGTTGCTGCCATTATTTTAATTCAGAGTATTGTCAGCGATTCATTTCGTCCGGCAAACTCGGTGGCGATAACCAAATATGCAAAACCCGAAAATATCACAAGAGCATTTTCGTTAAACCGTATGGCGGTCAATTTAGGATTCTCTATTGGCCCGGCGTTAGGTGGAATTTTGTCCGCGATTTCTTATGAATTTTTATTCTTTTCAAATGCCTTGACAGCTTTATTAGCCGGTATTTTATACATTATTTTCTTTCGAAAACGTAATAAACTTGCCAAATTAAGAGCCAGAAAAGTAAAAGAAGCGATTGAGATTAAAAAAGAAAACTCGCCTTATCGGGACGGTAAATTCTTGGTTTATTGTTTCTTGTGTATGCTTTTTTCAATCTGTTTCTTCCAGTTATTCAGTACGTTGACAATGTTTTATAAAGATACTGCCCATTTAAGCCAGCAAAATATAGGATATTTGTTAGGCTATAGCGGAGTTATTGTGGTGTTACTCGAAATGGGATTGGTCCAGGTTGCCGAAAAATACCTAAGCTTGGCTCGTACCCTATTTTTAGGAACCTTCATTTGCGGACTTTCTTATGCAATGTTAGGTTTCGATTATAGCATTATCACTTTAGTAATTTCCATGACTTTATTGTCTGTGGGCGAGATTTGGGCGTTGCCTTTCATGTCGATTATCACCGCTTTAAGGTCTGGGAAAAATAACAAAGGAGCGTATATGGGACTGAATGGAATTTCCTTTTCCATCGCACTCATTGTGACACCCTATTTCGGAACTTTGATTGCCGAAAAATTAGGATTTACTGTTTTATGGATTGGCACCGGAGTCTTAGCCACATTCATTGCCATTGCATTCTATTTCGTTGTTCCGTGGATGATTGGGGATAAAAAACAGGAAGCATAA
- a CDS encoding YpdA family putative bacillithiol disulfide reductase, with protein sequence MEILDILIIGAGPIGLNCALEANKNNLNYLIIEKGTIVNSLYNYPLYMKFFSTADKLEIAEIPFISAAPKPGRQEALEYYQGIARQKNININLYEKVLNVSKNGELFEIETSKSKYTAKNVIISTGFYDIPNLMNIPGENLEKVKHYYTEPYPYAKQKIVVIGSSNSSVDAALETYRKGAEVTMIIRNSEISENVKYWVKPDIENRIAEGSIKAHFNAELIEIKEQSVIFKDKNGKVEEIENDFVLAMTGYLPDFDFLKNSGIDLQGECLNPVYNPETMETNIDNLYLAGVVCGGKDTHLWFIENSRIHAEMIVKNIVKN encoded by the coding sequence ATGGAAATTTTAGATATTCTGATTATCGGAGCTGGACCAATTGGTTTAAACTGCGCGCTTGAAGCCAATAAAAACAATCTCAATTATTTAATTATTGAAAAAGGAACGATTGTAAATTCGCTTTACAACTACCCTTTATACATGAAGTTTTTTTCAACCGCAGATAAACTTGAAATTGCTGAAATCCCTTTTATTTCGGCTGCTCCAAAACCTGGAAGGCAGGAAGCTCTGGAATATTATCAAGGGATTGCAAGGCAGAAAAACATCAATATCAATCTTTATGAAAAAGTATTGAACGTTTCTAAAAACGGAGAACTCTTTGAAATTGAAACTTCCAAATCAAAATATACAGCCAAGAACGTGATTATCTCAACCGGATTTTATGACATCCCGAATCTGATGAATATTCCTGGAGAAAACCTTGAAAAAGTAAAACATTATTACACCGAACCTTATCCTTACGCAAAACAAAAAATCGTTGTTATTGGCTCAAGTAATTCTTCTGTTGATGCCGCTTTAGAAACGTATAGAAAAGGTGCTGAAGTAACGATGATTATTCGTAATTCTGAAATTTCCGAAAATGTAAAATATTGGGTGAAACCAGATATTGAAAACAGAATCGCCGAAGGAAGTATTAAAGCTCACTTTAATGCTGAACTCATAGAAATTAAAGAGCAATCTGTAATTTTCAAAGACAAAAATGGTAAGGTTGAAGAAATTGAAAATGATTTTGTATTGGCGATGACCGGTTATCTTCCCGATTTTGATTTTCTTAAAAATTCAGGAATTGATTTACAAGGTGAATGTTTAAATCCTGTCTACAACCCTGAAACGATGGAAACAAATATTGACAATTTATATTTGGCAGGCGTAGTTTGTGGTGGAAAAGATACCCATCTTTGGTTTATAGAAAACTCAAGAATTCATGCAGAAATGATTGTGAAAAATATTGTGAAAAATTAA